One part of the Glycine soja cultivar W05 chromosome 11, ASM419377v2, whole genome shotgun sequence genome encodes these proteins:
- the LOC114376810 gene encoding gamma-interferon-responsive lysosomal thiol protein: MVSVSLLLFLSFFAFFAPSESHDKVSLELYYESLCPYSANFIVNHLPKIFTPDLAPIVHLKLVPWGNAKLRANATFDCQHGPYECLLNTVEACAIHIWPQLSKHFPFIYCVEDLVFQSKREEWESCFEKLDLDSEPINQCYNSEHGKQLELQYAAETSALEPPHKYVPWVVVDGEPLYEDYENFLSYLCKAYKGTVTPQSCTQASYLREVNAKPKHSVCYKDSGIMLTWEKVRSTIASWMH; encoded by the exons ATGGTATCTGTTTCTCTGCTCTTATTCCTATCTTTCTTTGCCTTCTTTGCACCCTCTGAATCTCACGACAAAGTCTCGTTGGAATTGTACTACGAAAGCTTATGCCCCTACAGCGCCAACTTCATCGTGAATCACCTCCCAAAAATCTTCACCCCAGATCTTGCCCCAATCGTTCACCTCAAACTCGTTCCTTGGGGCAATGCCAAACTCCGTGCCAACGCCACCTTTGACTGCCAG CATGGGCCATATGAGTGCTTGCTGAACACAGTTGAAGCCTGTGCAATTCACATCTGGCCTCAACTC AGCAAACATTTTCCTTTCATCTACTGTGTTGAGGATCTGGTGTTTCAGAGTAAGCGTGAGGAATGGGAATCTTGTTTTGAGAAACTGGATCTTGATTCGGAACCTATTAATCAGTGTTATAATAGTGAACATGGAAAACAG TTGGAGCTACAATATGCAGCTGAAACAAGTGCTCTGGAGCCTCCTCACAAGTATGTTCCTTGGGTAGTTGTGGATGGAGAACCACTCTATGAG GATTATGAGAACTTCTTAAGCTATCTTTGTAAGGCTTATAAAGGTACTGTTACACCCCAAAGTTGCACCCAAGCATCATACCTAAGAGAAGTGAATGCAAAGCCTAAGCATTCGGTTTGCTACAAGGACAGTGGGATTATGCTAACATGGGAAAAAGTGAGGTCAACCATTGCATCATGGATGCACTAG